The sequence below is a genomic window from Rickettsiales bacterium.
TAATTCACGAAATAAAGGCTAGGACGAAAACCCCTATTTTAGTTGGTGGAACAGGCTTATATCTTAAATCAATAGTGGAAGGAGTTTCGGAAATTCCTAAAATCCCGCCAGAAATTAAACAAAAATTTCTCAACCTTTGTTCAATAGTACCTGAAAACAAAAAACAAACCCAACTTTATGATATACTAAAAAATATTGATCCGGAAGGGGCGGATAAAATAAAACCTAATGATACGCAAAGAACCTTGAGGGCCTTAGAAGTTAAGGATTATACAGGGGTTTCAATCTCAGAGTGGAATAAAAAACCACAAAAAAAATTTTTTGATAAAGAAAATTTTTCCATTCATTTTATAGATAAGCCAAGAGAGGAAATTTATCTGAAAATTAATGCTAGATTTGAAAATATGGTTGAAAATGGCCTGCTTGATGAGGCAAAAAAGGTTAGAGAAATTTGGCTGGAAAATAATATTTCCGCCAGCAATAATAATCTACCCGCCTATAAAGCCCACGGACTTCGTGAAATTATCGCATATTTAGATGGGGAAATTTCTTTAGACGAAGCAATTTCAAAAGCACAGCAAGCGACTAGAAATTATGCCAAACGGCAATTTACTTGGTGGAGAGGGTGGCAGGGGAGTTTTTTTTTTAATTAGCGGAGTTTCTATGCAAAATATTATTTTAGTGGCGATTGGTGGAATGCTTGGTTGTGTTACCAGATATGGGGTTCTCTCAGCTTTTTCAGAAAATATAAGGACGAAATTGCCAGAATATATCAATTATGTTTTAGTGGTAAATGTAATTGGGAGTTTTTTAATTGGGCTAATTTTTGCTGGATATGAAAGGGGGTTTTTCAATTCAAACACTTTTAATATTGTAAAACCCTTGCTTGCTATTGGCTTTTTGGGCGGGCTTACAACTTTTTCATCATTCACATTAGATTTTTTACAATTTATTCAAAAAGGGCAGGTTATAAACGGCTTAATATATGTTGTATTATCAGTATTTTTAGGCATAGTGGCGGTTTATGCAGGGTATTTAATCGCTAAATAATTATAAAAATGGCTCAAGGCACAAAAATAATTGTAAAAAAAGAATATGAAGGCTTGGAATTATCTAAGTTTTTGAAGAAGGCAAAAATTCCGTTTCCATATATTTTTATTCAAAAATTGCTAAGGAAAAGGGCAATTCGTGTTAATGGAAAATCTCAAAAACAAACTTATCTTGTTCAGCTTAACGATGAAATTTACATTCCAGCAAGCCAAGAAGATGAAAAGGCTAAGAATGCATCTGGGTTCGTAATTCCAAAAAAGAAGCCAGTTGGTAAATTAGAAGATGC
It includes:
- the miaA gene encoding tRNA (adenosine(37)-N6)-dimethylallyltransferase MiaA, coding for MSEKIHIIFGATASGKTEFSVNLAKEIGNAEIINADSMQIYQEIPIITNQPKEAEKQNIPHHLFGVKSILHHSDLSEWLEMAVPLIHEIKARTKTPILVGGTGLYLKSIVEGVSEIPKIPPEIKQKFLNLCSIVPENKKQTQLYDILKNIDPEGADKIKPNDTQRTLRALEVKDYTGVSISEWNKKPQKKFFDKENFSIHFIDKPREEIYLKINARFENMVENGLLDEAKKVREIWLENNISASNNNLPAYKAHGLREIIAYLDGEISLDEAISKAQQATRNYAKRQFTWWRGWQGSFFFN
- a CDS encoding CrcB family protein, with protein sequence MQNIILVAIGGMLGCVTRYGVLSAFSENIRTKLPEYINYVLVVNVIGSFLIGLIFAGYERGFFNSNTFNIVKPLLAIGFLGGLTTFSSFTLDFLQFIQKGQVINGLIYVVLSVFLGIVAVYAGYLIAK